One window from the genome of Cricetulus griseus strain 17A/GY chromosome 2, alternate assembly CriGri-PICRH-1.0, whole genome shotgun sequence encodes:
- the Tekt2 gene encoding tektin-2 isoform X2: MATLSAKPSNRYQLSDWLTNSYLLSTNAERQREASHQIRQEARILRNETNNQTVWDEHDNRVRLAERIETVNRWKEILDKCLTDLDAEIDTLTQTKESAEQNLQAKNLPLDVAIECLTLRESRRDIDVVKDPVDEELVKEVGVIEATKKALQERISQAFQQLCLLQDIRHQLCCDHRDKMETLDIDRGCLSLNHTSPNLSLKINPTRIPKDSTTLKQWDDFTRFNKDHADTEIKASIELREAIVLTIAQTNNELEAQRVATEFTFRKRLREVEGLYSELKWQEKNTLEEIAQLQEDIRRLEEDLRRKMMNLKLVHTRLESRTYRPNVELCQDQTQHGLVDEVHQLEATISIMKQKLAQTQDALDALSKHLARLQADIACKTNTMLLDTKCLDTRRRLTVPAEKFVPQVDTFTRTTNRTLSPLKVCHLELV; encoded by the exons ATGGCTACACTCAGCGCCAAGCCCAGCAATCGCTACCAGCTCTCGGACTGGCTCACCAACAGCTACCTGCTGTCCACCAATGCCGAGAGGCAGCGGGAAGCTTCCCACCAGATCCGCCAGGAGGCCCGGATCCTCCGCAATGAGACCAACAACCAG ACTGTATGGGATGAACATGACAACAGGGTTCGCCTGGCAGAGAGGATCGAGACTGTCAACCGGTGGAAGGAGATACTGGACAAGTGTCTGACAGATTTAGATGCTGAGATCGACACCTTGACACAG ACGAAAGAGTCTGCTGAGCAAAACCTGCAGGCCAAGAACCTGCCTCTGGATGTGGCCATTGAGTGCCTTACCCTGCGGGAGAGCCGGCGAGACATTGACGTGGTGAAGGACCCTGTGGATGAAGAGCTGGTTAAGGAGGTGGGAGTCATTGAAGCCACCAAGAAGGCCCTGCAGGAGAGGATCAGCCAGGCCTTCCAGCAGCTCTG CCTCTTGCAGGATATCCGGCATCAGCTCTGCTGTGACCACCGGGACAAAATGGAGACACTGGATATCGACAGGGGCTGCCTCTCTCTCAACCACACTTCCCCAAACCTGTCTCTGAAGATTAACCCCACACGAATCCCCAAAGA CTCCACCACTCTGAAGCAGTGGGATGACTTCACTAGGTTCAACAAGGACCAtgcagacactgagataaaaGCATCCATAGAGCTGAGAGAAGCCATTGTCCTGACTATTGCTCAG ACCAACAATGAACTTGAAGCTCAGCGGGTTGCCACAGAATTTACCTTCAGGAAGCGGCTTCGGGAGGTTGAGGGTTTGTACAGTGAGCTCAAGTGGCAGGAGAAAAAC ACCTTAGAGGAGATAGCCCAGCTGCAGGAAGACATTCGGCGCCTGGAGGAGGACCTGCGCAGAAAGATGATGAACTTGAAGCTCGTACATACCCGGCTGGAATCCAGGACCTACCGGCCCAATGTGGAACTCTGCCAGGACCAG ACACAGCATGGCCTCGTTGACGAAGTTCACCAGTTGGAGGCAACCATCAGTATCATGAAGCAGAAGCTGGCCCAGACACA GGATGCTCTGGATGCCCTGAGCAAGCACCTGGCCCGGCTGCAGGCTGACATTGCATGCAAGACCAACACCATGCTGTTGGACACCAAGTGCCTGGACACCCGCCGCAGGCTGACAGTGCCGGCTGAGAAATTTGTGCCCCAGGTGGACACCTTCACGCGCACGACAAACCGTACACTGAGTCCGCTCAAAGTCTGCCACCTGGAGCTAGTCTAG